The Candidatus Kryptoniota bacterium genome contains a region encoding:
- a CDS encoding DNA methyltransferase: protein MRNDGSRRPTLSDWSGSALTKESSLHQLSPYIGKMKSSMAGSLIEEFTKVGELLYDPFCGSGTVLLEGWLKRRNVVGVDRNPYAVTLGRGKLFPPDTLEDAHSTLDRMERRIDKMKLSVDLRIIPTWVRSFFHPETLREVMAWRKALNKNDFLLSCLLGILHHQRPGFLSFPSSHTVPYLRKKKYPPSKYPKLYDQRHVMERLWKKVERALKRVPELDFSLSRQCELGDARSFSPSRKVNAIITSPPYMRQLDYARDNRLRLWLVGYSDWKELDNLISPREGEFVSLMKHSLAYWHEIITPRGYCILVLGDSYSRSYGMTLPDLVLEIAKKDVSGYRLVYRQTDEIPADRRVRRRYSGNKTETIIVLRKA, encoded by the coding sequence ATGAGAAACGACGGATCGCGTAGACCCACACTGAGTGACTGGAGCGGAAGCGCACTCACAAAAGAATCATCTTTACACCAGCTATCGCCCTACATCGGAAAGATGAAGTCGTCGATGGCGGGAAGTTTGATTGAAGAATTCACTAAGGTGGGAGAACTGCTTTATGATCCCTTCTGTGGATCTGGTACGGTTCTTTTGGAGGGCTGGTTGAAGCGAAGAAACGTTGTTGGAGTAGATCGAAATCCGTACGCAGTCACACTGGGGAGAGGGAAGCTCTTTCCGCCTGACACTCTGGAAGATGCTCACTCAACGCTTGACAGGATGGAAAGAAGAATCGATAAGATGAAACTCTCCGTAGATTTGCGAATAATTCCCACTTGGGTGAGGTCTTTTTTCCATCCTGAAACTCTGAGAGAAGTTATGGCATGGAGAAAAGCGCTGAACAAGAATGACTTTCTGCTCTCGTGCCTCTTAGGGATTCTCCACCACCAAAGGCCAGGCTTTTTGTCCTTTCCCAGCAGCCACACTGTTCCGTACCTAAGAAAGAAAAAATATCCTCCCTCGAAATATCCTAAGCTTTATGACCAGCGGCATGTAATGGAACGCCTTTGGAAGAAGGTGGAGCGTGCTCTTAAACGGGTTCCAGAACTGGACTTCAGCTTGTCGAGACAATGTGAGTTAGGAGATGCCCGAAGCTTTTCGCCGAGTCGTAAGGTCAATGCAATTATTACCAGTCCGCCTTACATGCGGCAATTGGATTACGCGCGTGACAACAGGCTCAGGCTCTGGTTGGTCGGGTACTCCGATTGGAAGGAACTGGATAACTTGATTTCACCGCGTGAGGGTGAGTTTGTCTCCTTGATGAAACACTCGCTGGCATATTGGCACGAGATTATCACACCGCGTGGCTACTGTATTTTAGTGCTGGGGGACTCCTATAGTCGCTCATATGGCATGACTTTGCCTGATCTTGTCCTAGAAATAGCTAAGAAGGATGTTTCAGGGTACAGATTAGTTTATCGGCAGACTGATGAAATACCAGCTGATCGAAGAGTGAGAAGACGCTATTCAGGTAACAAAACTGAGACAATAATTGTCTTGCGGAAAGCGTAG
- the trpB gene encoding tryptophan synthase subunit beta → MEDLKKKIDEYYKLPDSAGHFGIYGGSFVPETLVKAAAELDEAFESLKNDPDFDKEYNYLLQNYAGRPTPIYFAERMSAKYGSRFYLKREDLLHTGAHKINNTIGQALLAKKLGKKRIIAETGAGQHGVATATVCALLGLNCIVYMGEEDMHRQEPNVFKMRLLGAEVVPVTIGTKTLKEATSEAIRDWVTNVRDTFYIIGSVVGMHPYPKLVRHFQTVIGRESKKQFRETYGKLPDFVIACVGGGSNSIGIFYDFVRDIPSVRLVGVEAAGEGLDTGKTAASLSLGKPGVLHGSMQYLLQDENGNVLNAYSISAGLDYPGVGPEHSYLKDSGLVKYESVTDDEALDSFKKLSQLEGIIPALESAHAVAYACKLARGEGKGKDVLINLSGRGDKDMYSVAKRLKLDG, encoded by the coding sequence ATGGAAGATCTTAAGAAAAAGATAGACGAATATTATAAGCTGCCCGATTCCGCGGGACACTTTGGTATTTATGGTGGCTCATTTGTGCCCGAGACACTCGTGAAGGCCGCGGCAGAACTGGACGAAGCTTTCGAATCGCTTAAGAATGATCCGGATTTCGACAAGGAGTATAACTACCTCCTTCAGAACTACGCGGGGAGACCGACTCCCATTTATTTTGCGGAACGCATGAGTGCGAAATACGGGTCGAGATTTTATCTGAAGCGCGAAGACCTTCTTCATACAGGCGCGCACAAGATCAACAACACGATCGGTCAGGCTCTCCTCGCGAAAAAGCTCGGTAAGAAAAGGATAATCGCGGAAACGGGGGCAGGACAGCATGGAGTGGCGACCGCAACGGTCTGCGCGCTGCTTGGACTAAACTGCATCGTCTATATGGGCGAAGAGGACATGCACCGTCAGGAGCCGAATGTATTTAAGATGAGATTACTCGGTGCGGAAGTCGTCCCGGTCACCATCGGTACGAAGACCCTCAAAGAAGCGACGAGTGAAGCCATTCGAGACTGGGTTACAAATGTCCGCGACACGTTTTATATAATCGGCTCGGTCGTCGGTATGCATCCCTATCCGAAATTGGTCAGACACTTTCAGACTGTGATAGGCCGCGAATCGAAGAAACAGTTCAGAGAGACATACGGCAAATTGCCGGACTTTGTGATTGCATGTGTCGGTGGTGGCAGCAACTCGATAGGTATTTTTTATGATTTCGTCAGGGATATTCCGTCGGTGAGACTTGTCGGTGTGGAGGCCGCAGGCGAAGGACTGGATACCGGAAAGACTGCCGCGTCGCTCTCGCTGGGCAAGCCCGGCGTGCTTCATGGCTCGATGCAATACCTTTTGCAGGATGAAAATGGCAATGTCCTGAACGCGTACTCGATTTCAGCCGGACTCGACTATCCCGGAGTCGGGCCGGAGCATTCTTACCTGAAGGACTCCGGATTGGTGAAATACGAATCCGTGACAGATGATGAAGCACTCGACTCGTTCAAGAAGCTCTCTCAACTCGAGGGAATAATACCTGCGCTGGAATCCGCGCACGCGGTTGCTTACGCCTGCAAGCTCGCTCGAGGTGAAGGGAAAGGAAAAGATGTACTGATCAATCTTTCAGGTAGAGGTGACAAAGATATGTACAGCGTGGCGAAGAGATTGAAGCTTGACGGATAG
- a CDS encoding phosphoribosylanthranilate isomerase: MFVKICGITNIKDAYACVEYQADAIGLNFYTRSKRYIQFDDAAAIVREVSPYVNTVGILVEPTLEDIALAFEATEVDAVQVYDPNFDLGDFKFKKSLYCAVRVKESADVTAASRLGADLVFLDTYVPGEYGGTGVRSNWDKIAESGVDLSMKFVISGGLSDSNVCQAILKLRPYGVDTASGVEISPRQKDHAKIKKFVSDAKECG, encoded by the coding sequence TTGTTCGTCAAGATCTGTGGAATAACAAATATCAAAGACGCTTATGCGTGTGTTGAATATCAAGCCGATGCCATTGGCTTGAACTTCTATACAAGGAGCAAAAGGTACATTCAATTCGATGATGCAGCCGCCATCGTTAGGGAAGTGTCACCGTATGTGAACACCGTCGGAATCCTAGTCGAGCCCACACTTGAAGATATCGCCCTGGCATTCGAGGCGACAGAAGTGGACGCTGTGCAGGTTTACGATCCGAATTTCGATCTCGGCGATTTCAAGTTCAAGAAATCTTTGTATTGCGCGGTCCGTGTCAAAGAATCTGCAGATGTAACTGCGGCGTCGAGGCTTGGCGCTGACCTTGTCTTTCTCGATACGTACGTCCCGGGTGAATACGGGGGGACAGGCGTGCGCTCGAACTGGGACAAAATAGCAGAGAGTGGGGTCGACCTGTCGATGAAGTTCGTCATCTCCGGCGGTCTGAGCGATTCGAACGTGTGCCAGGCAATATTGAAACTCAGGCCATACGGCGTCGACACCGCATCGGGTGTTGAAATATCACCCCGACAAAAGGATCACGCGAAGATTAAGAAGTTTGTCTCGGACGCCAAGGAATGCGGATGA
- the trpC gene encoding indole-3-glycerol phosphate synthase TrpC, with protein sequence MNFLETIVRQKRINVEESKGVLTPGDLMSLVSEIRPKNDFRKCISRETGGRVKIIAEIKRASPSKGIIAASIDPVAIAKDYEAGGASAVSVLTENNFFSGSTKDLQGVRDAVPKIPVLRKDFIIDEYQIHESLLIGADAVLFIAAALSADRLKKFIRIAKGSSLGALVEVHDMGELDTAISAGADTIGVNNRNLTTFEVSRDVSERLGRNIPKDVVSVSESGINDPEELSAAADMGYHAVLIGEHFMRAADRVAEVKRFTGGRSR encoded by the coding sequence TTGAATTTCCTGGAGACGATCGTTCGCCAGAAAAGGATCAACGTCGAGGAATCGAAAGGCGTTCTTACTCCCGGCGACCTGATGAGTCTGGTATCCGAAATTAGGCCTAAGAATGATTTCAGGAAGTGTATCTCCAGGGAGACCGGCGGCCGTGTGAAGATTATTGCTGAAATAAAACGTGCGTCCCCGTCGAAGGGCATCATCGCTGCCAGCATTGACCCGGTAGCAATAGCTAAAGACTATGAGGCCGGAGGCGCCTCAGCAGTCTCTGTCCTGACGGAGAATAACTTTTTCAGCGGATCAACTAAGGATCTGCAGGGCGTACGCGATGCGGTACCGAAGATTCCTGTCCTGAGGAAAGACTTTATCATCGATGAGTACCAGATTCATGAATCACTGTTGATCGGTGCCGATGCGGTACTGTTTATTGCAGCGGCTTTAAGCGCGGATAGATTGAAGAAATTCATCCGGATTGCGAAAGGCAGCTCGCTCGGAGCGCTTGTTGAAGTGCATGATATGGGTGAGCTGGACACCGCAATCTCAGCCGGAGCAGACACCATCGGTGTGAACAACAGAAACCTCACGACATTTGAAGTCTCACGTGACGTCTCCGAGAGACTCGGACGCAATATTCCGAAAGACGTTGTCAGCGTGAGCGAAAGCGGCATAAATGATCCGGAAGAACTCAGTGCTGCCGCCGATATGGGCTATCATGCGGTATTGATAGGTGAACACTTCATGAGGGCAGCCGACAGGGTGGCAGAGGTGAAGCGATTCACGGGCGGGAGGAGCCGTTGA